From a region of the Syngnathoides biaculeatus isolate LvHL_M chromosome 2, ASM1980259v1, whole genome shotgun sequence genome:
- the LOC133507328 gene encoding zinc finger protein GLI2-like isoform X1, translated as MDMTHHEECHSYHYEPHAVHAVHRPVGLPGSPVISDISLIHLSPTSMATGYSPFSPSHVYVNPHMEHYLRPVHGGPPLSRISGARGLSPTRLGLDHFKDGGLFGHPPPSPTGVSLTRECYQLMSSHHGSYGELLMQRAGLAAGSHLSDYMAPIDVSRLTSRLNRKRALCISSMSDASVDLQTMIRTSPSSLVAYINNSRSGSVASSSYGHLSVGGLSPTLAFPHPINPVAYQQLLALGHTPPLIQPPATYPSCQPGLSLGLSLLSGPAHGTELTSQNACAESVISSTVEPVKTKKSKVKPESKAPSLIPQNQQGASLEPKVNVDSDERKAQQEAIYESNCHWEGCSTEHETQDQLVQHINNDHIHGEKKEFVCRWDECSRDQKPFKAQYMLVVHMRRHTGEKPHKCTFEGCSKAYSRLENLKTHLRSHTGEKPYVCEHEGCNKAFSNASDRAKHQNRTHSNEKPYICKIPGCTKRYTDPSSLRKHVKTVHGPEAHVTKRQRCERMPRLPPQDNSDNQTLNREILHEKIADRTSHTGVEGYTSVKSIKTENSVMQQPSTSSGPSCYGELSPLGGATNNDSRVEMAGLSGGSLGDLSTLWSLWVITISVAEMQQQKLVSSSRSRSPLSQISSISRRRI; from the exons GCCTGTAGGTTTGCCAGGCAGCCCTGTCATCTCTGACATCTCTCTGATCCACCTCTCGCCTACCTCCATGGCAACCGGATACTCCCCCTTCAGCCCTTCTCACGTGTACGTCAACCCTCACATGGAACACTACCTGCGCCCTGTGCACGGCGGCCCTCCGCTTTCAAGGATCTCAGGAGCTAGAGGCTTGAGCCCCACGCGCT TGGGTCTTGACCATTTCAAGGATGGCGGCCTGTTTGGGCACCCTCCGCCTTCTCCGACCGGGGTGAGTCTGACCAGGGAGTGTTACCAGTTGATGTCAAGCCACCACGGCTCCTATGGGGAGCTGCTCATGCAGAGGGCGGGGTTAGCTGCAGGGTCCCATCTGTCAGACTACATGGCCCCCATTGATG TATCGCGACTGACCTCCAGGTTGAACAGGAAGAGAGCGCTGTGCATCTCATCGATGTCCGACGCTAGCGTGGACCTTCAGACGATGATCCGGACGTCACCGAGCTCACTTGTGGCATACATCAACAACTCCCGGTCCGGGTCGGTGGCCAGCAGCTCGTACGGACATCTGTCAGTCGGAGGACTTAG CCCAACCTTGGCCTTTCCTCATCCCATCAACCCTGTAGCTTACCAGCAACTGCTAGCTTTGGGCCACACTCCGCCACTCATCCAGCCACCAGCCACCTACCCCAGCTGCCAGCCAGGCCTCAGCCTTGGCCTCTCCTTGCTGTCTGGTCCGGCCCACGGCACTGAACTGACGTCCCAA AATGCCTGCGCCGAATCAGTCATCAGCAGCACAGTAGAACCTGTCAAAACCAAGAAGTCAAAGGTTAAACCTGAATCCAAGGCACCAAGTTTAATT CCACAGAATCAACAAGGGGCCTCACTGGAGCCGAAGGTGAACGTGGACAGTGACGAGCGCAAAGCGCAGCAGGAGGCCATATATGAGTCCAACTGCCACTGGGAGGGGTGCAGCACTGAGCACGAAACACAAGACCAGCTTGTGCAG CACATCAATAATGACCACATCCACGGGGAAAAGAAAGAGTTTGTGTGTCGCTGGGACGAGTGTTCTCGGGACCAGAAGCCTTTCAAAGCTCAGTACATGCTGGTGGTTCACATGCGCCGacacacaggagagaaaccCCACAAGTGCACG TTTGAGGGCTGCTCTAAGGCCTATTCCCGTCTAGAAAACCTCAAAACGCATCTGCGCTCTCACACCGGCGAGAAACCCTACGTGTGCGAACATGAGGGATGCAACAAGGCTTTTTCCAATGCCTCAGACCGAGCCAAACACCAGAACCGGACTCATTCCAATGAG AAACCATACATATGCAAGATCCCTGGCTGTACCAAGCGTTACACGGATCCCAGCTCACTGAGAAAACATGTGAAAACAGTCCACGGGCCAGAGGCCCATGTCACCAAGAGGCAGCGCTGCGAACGGATGCCCAGGCTGCCACCTCAGGACAACAGTGACAATCAGACCCTTAACAGAGAGATACTTCACGAGAAGATTGCGGACAGAACCTCCCACACAGGAGTAGAGGGCTACACGAGTGTCAAATCCATCAAGACAGAAAATTCTGTG ATGCAGCAGCCCAGCACTAGCAGTGGGCCATCATGCTACGGGGAACTATCACCACTTGGTGGGGCCACCAACAATGACAGCCGAGTAGAAATGGCAGGGTTGAGTGGTGGAAGCCTGGGGGACCTTAGCACACTGTGGAGTCTTTGGGTAATAACGATTTCAGTGGCAGAGATGCAGCAGCAGAAGCTGGTTTCATCATCCAGAAGCAGGTCACCTCTTAGCCAAATCTCGAGTATCTCAAGAAGAAGAATCTGA
- the LOC133507328 gene encoding zinc finger protein GLI2-like isoform X2: MDMTHHEECHSYHYEPHAVHAVHRPVGLPGSPVISDISLIHLSPTSMATGYSPFSPSHVYVNPHMEHYLRPVHGGPPLSRISGARGLSPTRLGLDHFKDGGLFGHPPPSPTGVSLTRECYQLMSSHHGSYGELLMQRAGLAAGSHLSDYMAPIDVSRLTSRLNRKRALCISSMSDASVDLQTMIRTSPSSLVAYINNSRSGSVASSSYGHLSVGGLSPTLAFPHPINPVAYQQLLALGHTPPLIQPPATYPSCQPGLSLGLSLLSGPAHGTELTSQNACAESVISSTVEPVKTKKSKVKPESKAPSLINQQGASLEPKVNVDSDERKAQQEAIYESNCHWEGCSTEHETQDQLVQHINNDHIHGEKKEFVCRWDECSRDQKPFKAQYMLVVHMRRHTGEKPHKCTFEGCSKAYSRLENLKTHLRSHTGEKPYVCEHEGCNKAFSNASDRAKHQNRTHSNEKPYICKIPGCTKRYTDPSSLRKHVKTVHGPEAHVTKRQRCERMPRLPPQDNSDNQTLNREILHEKIADRTSHTGVEGYTSVKSIKTENSVMQQPSTSSGPSCYGELSPLGGATNNDSRVEMAGLSGGSLGDLSTLWSLWVITISVAEMQQQKLVSSSRSRSPLSQISSISRRRI, from the exons GCCTGTAGGTTTGCCAGGCAGCCCTGTCATCTCTGACATCTCTCTGATCCACCTCTCGCCTACCTCCATGGCAACCGGATACTCCCCCTTCAGCCCTTCTCACGTGTACGTCAACCCTCACATGGAACACTACCTGCGCCCTGTGCACGGCGGCCCTCCGCTTTCAAGGATCTCAGGAGCTAGAGGCTTGAGCCCCACGCGCT TGGGTCTTGACCATTTCAAGGATGGCGGCCTGTTTGGGCACCCTCCGCCTTCTCCGACCGGGGTGAGTCTGACCAGGGAGTGTTACCAGTTGATGTCAAGCCACCACGGCTCCTATGGGGAGCTGCTCATGCAGAGGGCGGGGTTAGCTGCAGGGTCCCATCTGTCAGACTACATGGCCCCCATTGATG TATCGCGACTGACCTCCAGGTTGAACAGGAAGAGAGCGCTGTGCATCTCATCGATGTCCGACGCTAGCGTGGACCTTCAGACGATGATCCGGACGTCACCGAGCTCACTTGTGGCATACATCAACAACTCCCGGTCCGGGTCGGTGGCCAGCAGCTCGTACGGACATCTGTCAGTCGGAGGACTTAG CCCAACCTTGGCCTTTCCTCATCCCATCAACCCTGTAGCTTACCAGCAACTGCTAGCTTTGGGCCACACTCCGCCACTCATCCAGCCACCAGCCACCTACCCCAGCTGCCAGCCAGGCCTCAGCCTTGGCCTCTCCTTGCTGTCTGGTCCGGCCCACGGCACTGAACTGACGTCCCAA AATGCCTGCGCCGAATCAGTCATCAGCAGCACAGTAGAACCTGTCAAAACCAAGAAGTCAAAGGTTAAACCTGAATCCAAGGCACCAAGTTTAATT AATCAACAAGGGGCCTCACTGGAGCCGAAGGTGAACGTGGACAGTGACGAGCGCAAAGCGCAGCAGGAGGCCATATATGAGTCCAACTGCCACTGGGAGGGGTGCAGCACTGAGCACGAAACACAAGACCAGCTTGTGCAG CACATCAATAATGACCACATCCACGGGGAAAAGAAAGAGTTTGTGTGTCGCTGGGACGAGTGTTCTCGGGACCAGAAGCCTTTCAAAGCTCAGTACATGCTGGTGGTTCACATGCGCCGacacacaggagagaaaccCCACAAGTGCACG TTTGAGGGCTGCTCTAAGGCCTATTCCCGTCTAGAAAACCTCAAAACGCATCTGCGCTCTCACACCGGCGAGAAACCCTACGTGTGCGAACATGAGGGATGCAACAAGGCTTTTTCCAATGCCTCAGACCGAGCCAAACACCAGAACCGGACTCATTCCAATGAG AAACCATACATATGCAAGATCCCTGGCTGTACCAAGCGTTACACGGATCCCAGCTCACTGAGAAAACATGTGAAAACAGTCCACGGGCCAGAGGCCCATGTCACCAAGAGGCAGCGCTGCGAACGGATGCCCAGGCTGCCACCTCAGGACAACAGTGACAATCAGACCCTTAACAGAGAGATACTTCACGAGAAGATTGCGGACAGAACCTCCCACACAGGAGTAGAGGGCTACACGAGTGTCAAATCCATCAAGACAGAAAATTCTGTG ATGCAGCAGCCCAGCACTAGCAGTGGGCCATCATGCTACGGGGAACTATCACCACTTGGTGGGGCCACCAACAATGACAGCCGAGTAGAAATGGCAGGGTTGAGTGGTGGAAGCCTGGGGGACCTTAGCACACTGTGGAGTCTTTGGGTAATAACGATTTCAGTGGCAGAGATGCAGCAGCAGAAGCTGGTTTCATCATCCAGAAGCAGGTCACCTCTTAGCCAAATCTCGAGTATCTCAAGAAGAAGAATCTGA